Proteins encoded together in one Lathyrus oleraceus cultivar Zhongwan6 chromosome 5, CAAS_Psat_ZW6_1.0, whole genome shotgun sequence window:
- the LOC127084098 gene encoding uncharacterized protein LOC127084098, with product MGFSKEQLLHRLQELQIEFSKYEHPVVLTVEAQAKYVGNLGGGLSKNLFLKDKKNRFYIVSALADTKVDLKVLSQRLGLGKGGLRMAPEEALGELLQVPLGCVTPFAVVNESARDVSLLLDQGFKTQEHCFFHPLSNDVSISLNVRGLDTFLKSIGRDPSYVDLEANPTVGKDQPPDLAALVPSGSIVLPDQPGKQSSAVTPKDGNLVSEENKSKTVPAKVVKPSVAGNNSKGATGKNVQSSRSSADVGKLVEEILNKTSKLLLSEINDETIKTHGDQLGTVVSDKLQKNLISDFKNLAMIFKSTAYTEGFHAGTLHQPKR from the exons ATGGGTTTTTCGAAGGAGCAGCTACTTCACCGGTTACAG GAGCTTCAGATTGAGTTCTCTAAGTATGAGCATCCCGTTGTTTTGACAGTTGAAGCTCAG GCAAAGTATGTTGGAAATTTGGGTGGTGGACTCAGTAAAAACTTGTTTTTGAAG GATAAGAAAAACAGGTTTTATATTGTTTCTGCTTTAGCTGATACCAAAGTAGATCTGAAAG TGTTATCTCAGCGGCTTGGTTTGGGAAAAGGTGGTTTAAGAATGGCACCTGAAGAGGCTTTAGGTGAATTACTTCAG GTACCCTTGGGCTGTGTAACACCATTTGCAGTAGTGAATGAATCAGCACG AGATGTTTCGCTGCTATTAGATCAAGGATTCAAGACACAGGAGCATTGTTTCTTCCATCCACTGTCTAATGACGTGTCAATAT CTCTAAATGTACGAGGTCTTGACACATTTCTTAAATCAATCGGAAGAGATCCCTCATATGTCGATTTGGAG GCCAATCCTACAGTGGGCAAAGATCAACCCCCTGACCTAGCCGCATTAGTTCCATCCGGTTCAATAGTTTTGCCTGATCAACCAGGAAAACAATCATCTGCAGTAACTCCTAAGGACGGAAACCTTGTTTCTGAGGAAAATAAGTCCAAGACAGTTCCAG CCAAAGTTGTCAAGCCATCCGTAGCTGGGAACAATTCAAAAGGAGCCACGGGAAAAAATGTTCAGTCCTCAAGATCCTCTGCGGACGTTGGGAAATTAGTTGAAGAGATATTGAATAAAACATCAAAATTATTGCTTTCAGAG ATCAATGACGAAACTATAAAGACACATGGAGACCAACTGGGTACTGTGGTATCCGACAAATTACAGAAAAACCTCATCTCAGATTTTAAAAATCTTGCT ATGATATTTAAGAGCACTGCATATACAGAAGGGTTCCATGCTGGTACTCTCCATCAGCCAAAACGTTGA
- the LOC127084099 gene encoding E3 ubiquitin-protein ligase RZF1 isoform X2, giving the protein MSLSPPRERINGQHRNFHLYWCFQCNRSVRVASDNSTELICPRCFGQFICEITIPRPRLMIDFTAHDPSPEARLLEALSLIIDPPTRTPRPREVPVHRRTGDHPTRTQPEPGIQHHPRTWVILQPVDPSDSNTFQPMINPRGRQGSIPIPRGVDAGDYFFGPGFNELVDQITENDRQGPPPVPERGINAIPTVKIESKNLKENSHCPVCQEEFEIGGEARELPCKHIYHSDCIVPWLRLHNSCPICRQEVPVGSDDECSEEEGGGGRLRRCLRWTRVSSLWPFHGRLLTCKRSRLVVIVTRIKWSYYRSQESKLSK; this is encoded by the exons ATGTCTTTGAGTCCTCCAAGAGAGAGAATCAACGGCCAACATAGGAACTTCCATCTCTACTGGTGCTTCCAATGCAACCGCTCCGTCCGCGTCGCATCCGATAACTCCACAGAATTAATATGCCCACGCTGCTTCGGTCAATTCATATGCGAAATCACCATACCAAGACCGAGACTCATGATAGACTTCACCGCACACGATCCTTCCCCAGAAGCGCGTTTGCTAGAAGCACTTTCCCTCATCATCGACCCACCCACCCGAACACCACGCCCACGAGAAGTTCCCGTGCACCGCCGCACAGGGGATCATCCGACCCGAACACAACCCGAGCCCGGAATCCAACATCATCCACGTACATGGGTTATCCTTCAACCCGTGGATCCTTCAGATTCAAACACGTTTCAACCCATGATTAATCCACGTGGACGACAGGGATCAATACCGATTCCGCGTGGCGTTGATGCAGGAGATTACTTTTTCGGCCCCGGTTTTAACGAACTGGTAGACCAAATAACTGAAAACGACCGGCAAGGTCCGCCGCCGGTGCCGGAGAGAGGCATAAACGCGATTCCGACGGTGAAAATCGAGAGTAAGAATCTGAAAGAGAATTCTCATTGTCCTGTTTGTCAGGAAGAGTTTGAAATTGGCGGTGAAGCGAGGGAACTTCCATGTAAACATATATATCACTCTGATTGCATTGTTCCGTGGCTTAGACTTCATAATTCTTGTCCAATTTGTCGTCAAGAGGTTCCTGTAGGTTCTGATGATGAGTGTAGTGAAGAAGAAGGTGGTGGAGGTAGGTTACGAAGGTGCTTGAGGTGGACTCGTGTTTCGTCTCTTTGGCCTTTTCATGGAAG GTTGTTAACATGTAAACGCAGTAGACTGGTTGTCATAGTCACAA GAATAAAATGGTCTTACTATCGAAGTCAAGAATCGAAACTAAGTAAATGA
- the LOC127084099 gene encoding E3 ubiquitin-protein ligase RZF1 isoform X3, whose translation MSLSPPRERINGQHRNFHLYWCFQCNRSVRVASDNSTELICPRCFGQFICEITIPRPRLMIDFTAHDPSPEARLLEALSLIIDPPTRTPRPREVPVHRRTGDHPTRTQPEPGIQHHPRTWVILQPVDPSDSNTFQPMINPRGRQGSIPIPRGVDAGDYFFGPGFNELVDQITENDRQGPPPVPERGINAIPTVKIESKNLKENSHCPVCQEEFEIGGEARELPCKHIYHSDCIVPWLRLHNSCPICRQEVPVGSDDECSEEEGGGGRLRRCLRWTRVSSLWPFHGRYRRVHPQRHNGSGSASSTTRGC comes from the exons ATGTCTTTGAGTCCTCCAAGAGAGAGAATCAACGGCCAACATAGGAACTTCCATCTCTACTGGTGCTTCCAATGCAACCGCTCCGTCCGCGTCGCATCCGATAACTCCACAGAATTAATATGCCCACGCTGCTTCGGTCAATTCATATGCGAAATCACCATACCAAGACCGAGACTCATGATAGACTTCACCGCACACGATCCTTCCCCAGAAGCGCGTTTGCTAGAAGCACTTTCCCTCATCATCGACCCACCCACCCGAACACCACGCCCACGAGAAGTTCCCGTGCACCGCCGCACAGGGGATCATCCGACCCGAACACAACCCGAGCCCGGAATCCAACATCATCCACGTACATGGGTTATCCTTCAACCCGTGGATCCTTCAGATTCAAACACGTTTCAACCCATGATTAATCCACGTGGACGACAGGGATCAATACCGATTCCGCGTGGCGTTGATGCAGGAGATTACTTTTTCGGCCCCGGTTTTAACGAACTGGTAGACCAAATAACTGAAAACGACCGGCAAGGTCCGCCGCCGGTGCCGGAGAGAGGCATAAACGCGATTCCGACGGTGAAAATCGAGAGTAAGAATCTGAAAGAGAATTCTCATTGTCCTGTTTGTCAGGAAGAGTTTGAAATTGGCGGTGAAGCGAGGGAACTTCCATGTAAACATATATATCACTCTGATTGCATTGTTCCGTGGCTTAGACTTCATAATTCTTGTCCAATTTGTCGTCAAGAGGTTCCTGTAGGTTCTGATGATGAGTGTAGTGAAGAAGAAGGTGGTGGAGGTAGGTTACGAAGGTGCTTGAGGTGGACTCGTGTTTCGTCTCTTTGGCCTTTTCATGGAAGGTATAGAAGAGTTCATCCTCAAAGACACAATGGTTCTGGTTCTGCTTCTTCAACAACAAGGG GTTGTTAA
- the LOC127084099 gene encoding E3 ubiquitin-protein ligase RZF1 isoform X1 — translation MSLSPPRERINGQHRNFHLYWCFQCNRSVRVASDNSTELICPRCFGQFICEITIPRPRLMIDFTAHDPSPEARLLEALSLIIDPPTRTPRPREVPVHRRTGDHPTRTQPEPGIQHHPRTWVILQPVDPSDSNTFQPMINPRGRQGSIPIPRGVDAGDYFFGPGFNELVDQITENDRQGPPPVPERGINAIPTVKIESKNLKENSHCPVCQEEFEIGGEARELPCKHIYHSDCIVPWLRLHNSCPICRQEVPVGSDDECSEEEGGGGRLRRCLRWTRVSSLWPFHGRYRRVHPQRHNGSGSASSTTRESNSRWHFCCIL, via the exons ATGTCTTTGAGTCCTCCAAGAGAGAGAATCAACGGCCAACATAGGAACTTCCATCTCTACTGGTGCTTCCAATGCAACCGCTCCGTCCGCGTCGCATCCGATAACTCCACAGAATTAATATGCCCACGCTGCTTCGGTCAATTCATATGCGAAATCACCATACCAAGACCGAGACTCATGATAGACTTCACCGCACACGATCCTTCCCCAGAAGCGCGTTTGCTAGAAGCACTTTCCCTCATCATCGACCCACCCACCCGAACACCACGCCCACGAGAAGTTCCCGTGCACCGCCGCACAGGGGATCATCCGACCCGAACACAACCCGAGCCCGGAATCCAACATCATCCACGTACATGGGTTATCCTTCAACCCGTGGATCCTTCAGATTCAAACACGTTTCAACCCATGATTAATCCACGTGGACGACAGGGATCAATACCGATTCCGCGTGGCGTTGATGCAGGAGATTACTTTTTCGGCCCCGGTTTTAACGAACTGGTAGACCAAATAACTGAAAACGACCGGCAAGGTCCGCCGCCGGTGCCGGAGAGAGGCATAAACGCGATTCCGACGGTGAAAATCGAGAGTAAGAATCTGAAAGAGAATTCTCATTGTCCTGTTTGTCAGGAAGAGTTTGAAATTGGCGGTGAAGCGAGGGAACTTCCATGTAAACATATATATCACTCTGATTGCATTGTTCCGTGGCTTAGACTTCATAATTCTTGTCCAATTTGTCGTCAAGAGGTTCCTGTAGGTTCTGATGATGAGTGTAGTGAAGAAGAAGGTGGTGGAGGTAGGTTACGAAGGTGCTTGAGGTGGACTCGTGTTTCGTCTCTTTGGCCTTTTCATGGAAGGTATAGAAGAGTTCATCCTCAAAGACACAATGGTTCTGGTTCTGCTTCTTCAACAACAAGGG AATCTAATTCAAGGTGGCATTTTTGCTGCATTCTTTAA
- the LOC127084099 gene encoding E3 ubiquitin-protein ligase RZF1 isoform X4, giving the protein MSLSPPRERINGQHRNFHLYWCFQCNRSVRVASDNSTELICPRCFGQFICEITIPRPRLMIDFTAHDPSPEARLLEALSLIIDPPTRTPRPREVPVHRRTGDHPTRTQPEPGIQHHPRTWVILQPVDPSDSNTFQPMINPRGRQGSIPIPRGVDAGDYFFGPGFNELVDQITENDRQGPPPVPERGINAIPTVKIESKNLKENSHCPVCQEEFEIGGEARELPCKHIYHSDCIVPWLRLHNSCPICRQEVPVGSDDECSEEEGGGGRLRRCLRWTRVSSLWPFHGRI; this is encoded by the exons ATGTCTTTGAGTCCTCCAAGAGAGAGAATCAACGGCCAACATAGGAACTTCCATCTCTACTGGTGCTTCCAATGCAACCGCTCCGTCCGCGTCGCATCCGATAACTCCACAGAATTAATATGCCCACGCTGCTTCGGTCAATTCATATGCGAAATCACCATACCAAGACCGAGACTCATGATAGACTTCACCGCACACGATCCTTCCCCAGAAGCGCGTTTGCTAGAAGCACTTTCCCTCATCATCGACCCACCCACCCGAACACCACGCCCACGAGAAGTTCCCGTGCACCGCCGCACAGGGGATCATCCGACCCGAACACAACCCGAGCCCGGAATCCAACATCATCCACGTACATGGGTTATCCTTCAACCCGTGGATCCTTCAGATTCAAACACGTTTCAACCCATGATTAATCCACGTGGACGACAGGGATCAATACCGATTCCGCGTGGCGTTGATGCAGGAGATTACTTTTTCGGCCCCGGTTTTAACGAACTGGTAGACCAAATAACTGAAAACGACCGGCAAGGTCCGCCGCCGGTGCCGGAGAGAGGCATAAACGCGATTCCGACGGTGAAAATCGAGAGTAAGAATCTGAAAGAGAATTCTCATTGTCCTGTTTGTCAGGAAGAGTTTGAAATTGGCGGTGAAGCGAGGGAACTTCCATGTAAACATATATATCACTCTGATTGCATTGTTCCGTGGCTTAGACTTCATAATTCTTGTCCAATTTGTCGTCAAGAGGTTCCTGTAGGTTCTGATGATGAGTGTAGTGAAGAAGAAGGTGGTGGAGGTAGGTTACGAAGGTGCTTGAGGTGGACTCGTGTTTCGTCTCTTTGGCCTTTTCATGGAAG AATCTAA